The genomic region TTGATCAACACCAAAAATAAAAACCGAGATTATGATTGAGAATACCACTACAATTATAGTGTTATCGATCAGCTCTTTTTGTGTTGGCCAAGAAACTTTCTTGAACTCTTTTACAACACCATCAAAAAAATTATTAATCTTACTCATATTTTTAGATTTATCTGCACGGGTGGAGAGGCTCGAACTCCCGACACCTGGTTTTG from Gracilimonas sp. harbors:
- the secE gene encoding preprotein translocase subunit SecE, producing the protein MSKINNFFDGVVKEFKKVSWPTQKELIDNTIIVVVFSIIISVFIFGVDQLYSTILEAIYN